Proteins co-encoded in one Brassica oleracea var. oleracea cultivar TO1000 chromosome C4, BOL, whole genome shotgun sequence genomic window:
- the LOC106338649 gene encoding LOW QUALITY PROTEIN: uncharacterized protein LOC106338649 (The sequence of the model RefSeq protein was modified relative to this genomic sequence to represent the inferred CDS: deleted 2 bases in 1 codon; substituted 1 base at 1 genomic stop codon): MGALAQVVPWIPEEDLLLKNAIEAGASLESLAIGAVQFSRRFFSIRELQDRRHALLYDPVVSAEAAFRMAELERTTNPNFPTKFARTGSKENKGFSRKRKAQQLRSTYHSLRKKFQTESFNSLDLGFLGSANDGHFMDNNGDATHLGLEDSHMDIIHNAFPDILADAGCLTNHRRTFTECDAVHEDSKQKLEISSHEPKATMASTDCFLAHLSTSLFEEEEPPLMEVNGKEVDKSYYDGLSSLLVNPTNDTNSRALPINTGQDPSSSQAHPVTDHVMPELYGTSSLRSMKCKHVIDSAALDPHPEVVGGVICCLLNQEDPDISCNDGILLSNTCHPMSVSSLARRNFKDTNNPITSSARDLPTTWEGHAQKKIPGRLQGSYKGKPEIGQSSQGDSYKTVPSTGSAQACSNTLLSDGGGAKDGNNEMAGGKRIVGFDGHGSYTEKDSGNSKEEKCVIPINEVSEAKDVDVDLIEIPDSELEITQTEACENAFESDEDLPNYSDIEAMILDMDLDPDDQDNFDLEVSKYQSQDMKRTIIRLEQAAYSYMQXAIASRGALAVLYGRYSKHYIKKPELL; this comes from the exons ATGCACTCCTATACGATCCAGTAGTTTCTGCAGAGGCAGCTTTTCGGATGGCTGAGCTTGAACGTACTACTAACCCTAATTTTCCTACAAAGTTTGCTAGAACTGGATCAAAAGAAAACAAAGGCTTTTCTAGGAAGAGGAAGGCTCAACAGCTCAGAAGCACTTATCATTCCTTGCGGAAGAAATTTCAGACTGAGTCATTCAATTCCTTGGATCTAGGATTCCTTGGCTCTGCAAATGACGGCCATTTCATGGATAATAATGGTGATGCAACACATCTTGGTCTTGAAGACTCTCACATGGACATCATCCACAATGCCTTCCCAGATATCTTGGCTGATGCCGGTTGCCTGACTAATCAT AGGAGGACGTTCACTGAATGTGATGCGGTTCATGAAGATTCAAAGCAGAAACTAGAGATCTCTTCTCATGAGCCGAAAGCAACCATGGCTAGCACTGATTGTTTCCTTGCACATCTTTCAACTTCTCTTTTTGAAGAAGAGGAACCACCTCTCATGGAAGTAAATGGCAAAGAAGTTGACAAGTCGTATTACGATGGTCTAAGCTCACTCTTGGTGAATCCTACCAATGATACAAATAGCAGAGCTTTGCCTATTAATACCGGACAAGATCCTTCCAGCTCCCAAGCTCATCCAGTAACTGATCATGTGATGCCTGAGCTATATGGTACAAGTTCACTGAGGTCAATGAAGTGCAAACATGTGATTGACTCAGCTGCCCTTGATCCTCATCCTGAGGTTGTTGGTGGTGTTATCTGCTGTTTATTAAACCAAGAGGATCCTGATATTTCGTGTAATGATGGCATTCTTCTGTCCAACACCTGCCATCCAATGTCAGTTTCTTCGTTAGCCCGCCGAAACTTTAAAGATACAAATAATCCAATAACTTCATCTGCTAGAGATCTCCCTACCACTTGGGAAGGACATGCACAAAAGAAAATACCAGGACGTTTGCAAGGGTCTTATAAAGGAAAGCCAGAGATTGGTCAATCAAGTCAAGGTGACTCATATAAGACTGTTCCTTCTACTGGTTCTGCACAAGCATGCTCAAACACTCTGCTTTCTGATGGGGGTGGTGCAAAAGATGGAAACAACGAGATGGCCGGTGGAAAACGAATCGTCGGATTTGATGGACATGGAAGCTACACCGAGAAGGATAGTGGAAACAGTAAAGAAGAAAAATGTGTAATACCTATAAATGAAGTGTCAGAAGCAAAAGATGTTGATGTTGACTTGATAGAGATTCCAGACTCTGAGCTGGAGATCACTCAAACAGAAGCATGTGAAAATGCTTTTGAGAGTGACGAGGACTTGCCGAACTATTCTGACATTGAAGCTATG ATTCTTGACATGGACTTGGATCCTGATGACCAAGATAATTTTGATCTCGAAG TCTCCAAGTATCAGAGCCAAGACATGAAAAGAACAATTATAAGACTTGAACAGGCTGCTTATTCATATATGCAATGAGCCATTGCTTCCCGTGGTGCATTAGCTGTTTTATACGGTAGATATTCAAAACACTACATCAAGAAACCTGAG CTTCTTTAA